The Polyangium aurulentum genomic interval CGGCCCGGGCACCCGGTCCTCGTCGAGGTGCGCGAAGAGCACGGGCTTGACCCACGGCGTCCAGGAGGCGTTCGGTGGCGCCCAGGCGCGGTACACATCGAACTTTCTCATGAGGGGCGCTCCGGCTCGTGGACCATGTCCGCCCGCCCTTTTAACACAAGGCCAGCGCGCTCGTTCGGCTCGGCGTCACCTCGCGTCCGATGGGGCTGCCGGTCACGCGGATCTCGCCGTGACCGCTCGGCTCTTGTCGGAGGGCCGCGCGCGGATAAGATTCCGAGCGGCGTCATGGCAAGCGATCCGAAAAGAAGGACCGACGAGGACGGCGACCTCGCGGTCGCGAAGAAGCCCAAGCTCGAGAAGGCGAAGCGCTACCAGGTCGTCTTCCACAACGACAACTACACGACCAAGTGGTTCGTGGTCGACGTGCTCGAGCGCTTCTTCCACATGAACGAGACCTCGGCGATGAGCTTCATGCTCGCCGTGCACAACACCGGGCGAGGC includes:
- a CDS encoding ATP-dependent Clp protease adaptor ClpS — encoded protein: MASDPKRRTDEDGDLAVAKKPKLEKAKRYQVVFHNDNYTTKWFVVDVLERFFHMNETSAMSFMLAVHNTGRGVAGVYSKDIAETKVAEVLEYAREYEMPLRLTAEPEE